A window from Cellulomonas sp. C5510 encodes these proteins:
- a CDS encoding SDR family NAD(P)-dependent oxidoreductase: protein MTAPAAPSAVPTPSVPTAPPRPGRSVVVTGSSSGIGRSIALRLAADGWAVVVVGRDAGRVDAVVAEVRAAGGTAAGCVGDVADRDLHARLLAAALDLAPLGGWVNCAGTTVRNGLTELSEQVTLDMVRGNQLGSLWGCETAVAHWAGAGAGGAVVNMSSVHGRAAYPEHTVYEMTKAAVEALTRSVAVTYAAHGIRANAVAPGAVRSPALEASFDSAPDPAAAREFLARRSPALRIAEPEEVAAVVAFLLSDDASYVSGQTVAIDGGWTAALGADPEEPGARRSGVGA, encoded by the coding sequence ATGACCGCCCCCGCCGCCCCGTCCGCCGTGCCCACGCCCTCCGTCCCGACCGCCCCGCCTCGCCCCGGGCGCTCGGTGGTCGTCACGGGCTCGTCCTCCGGCATCGGCCGGTCCATCGCGCTCCGGCTGGCCGCGGACGGCTGGGCCGTCGTGGTCGTCGGCCGGGACGCGGGGCGGGTGGACGCGGTCGTGGCCGAGGTCCGCGCGGCCGGGGGGACCGCCGCCGGCTGCGTGGGCGACGTCGCCGACCGCGACCTGCACGCGCGGCTGCTCGCCGCGGCGCTCGACCTGGCGCCGCTCGGCGGCTGGGTCAACTGCGCCGGCACCACGGTCCGCAACGGCCTGACCGAGCTGTCCGAGCAGGTGACGCTCGACATGGTCCGCGGGAACCAGCTCGGCTCGCTGTGGGGCTGCGAGACGGCCGTGGCGCACTGGGCCGGCGCCGGCGCCGGCGGCGCCGTGGTGAACATGTCCTCCGTGCACGGCCGCGCGGCCTACCCGGAGCACACGGTCTACGAGATGACCAAGGCCGCGGTCGAGGCCCTGACCCGGTCGGTGGCCGTGACGTACGCGGCGCACGGCATCCGGGCCAACGCCGTCGCGCCGGGCGCCGTGCGCTCGCCCGCCCTGGAGGCGTCGTTCGACAGCGCCCCCGACCCGGCCGCCGCGCGGGAGTTCCTCGCCCGGCGGTCCCCCGCGCTGCGCATCGCCGAGCCGGAGGAGGTCGCGGCGGTCGTCGCGTTCCTGCTCTCCGACGACGCGTCGTACGTCTCGGGCCAGACGGTCGCGATCGACGGCGGCTGGACCGCGGCGCTGGGTGCCGACCCGGAGGAGCCGGGCGCGCGCCGGTCGGGGGTGGGCGCGTGA
- a CDS encoding dihydroxy-acid dehydratase has translation MTLRSAGWFAGDDEVAVLHRVALRLGPEDAGRPVIGIADTASDLNPCNAGFTALAEHVAAGVRAAGGVPVRFPVMSLGEDLMKPSAMLYRNLVAMELEETVRAYPLDGVVHLANCDKTVPAALMAAASADVPALLLLGGARSAPEFRGRPLGAGTDLWRALDDRRAGVLDDAGWRGLEQCLACAGPGACNVMGTASTLAMLTEAMGMALPGTALLDAVGPAIEAAARATGERVVAMVRAQERPSARLTQAALDTAARVLAAVGGSTNAVIHLAAVAGRLGLDASLARFDALWRDVPLLADVEPCGSGLVHRLRADGGLPTVLAALAAGGLVDLDAAAGDGRPWRDVLPAYPEPGAPGSLVRTPDDPVLPAPTLAAVSGSLAPSGAVIKVAAASPELLAHTGRAVVFDSYDDMRTRLDDPALEVDPGDVLVVRGCGPVGVPGMPEWGMAPIPQRLVERGVRDMVRVSDGRMSGTSFGTVVLHVAPEAAVGGPLGLVEDGDPVRLDVPARRLDLLVPDAELDRRRAARSGATPRAGATHLRGWPRLYADHVLQADRGADLDFLTAPTPAHRTFVEPVVGRS, from the coding sequence GTGACGCTGCGCAGCGCCGGCTGGTTCGCCGGGGACGACGAGGTGGCGGTGCTGCACCGCGTCGCCCTGCGGCTCGGGCCCGAGGACGCCGGACGTCCGGTCATCGGCATCGCGGACACGGCGTCGGACCTCAACCCCTGCAACGCCGGGTTCACCGCGCTCGCCGAGCACGTGGCGGCCGGTGTCCGTGCCGCGGGCGGTGTGCCGGTGCGGTTCCCGGTGATGTCGCTGGGCGAGGACCTCATGAAGCCGTCCGCGATGCTCTACCGCAACCTCGTCGCGATGGAGCTCGAGGAGACCGTCCGGGCCTACCCGCTGGACGGCGTGGTGCACCTGGCGAACTGCGACAAGACCGTCCCCGCCGCCCTCATGGCCGCCGCCAGCGCCGACGTCCCGGCCCTGCTGCTGCTCGGCGGCGCCCGGTCGGCGCCCGAGTTCCGCGGCCGGCCGCTCGGCGCGGGCACCGACCTGTGGCGGGCGCTCGACGACCGGCGCGCGGGCGTGCTGGACGACGCCGGCTGGCGCGGGCTGGAGCAGTGCCTCGCGTGCGCCGGGCCGGGCGCGTGCAACGTCATGGGCACCGCGTCCACGCTCGCGATGCTGACCGAGGCGATGGGCATGGCCCTGCCCGGCACCGCCCTGCTGGACGCCGTCGGTCCCGCCATCGAGGCCGCGGCGCGCGCCACCGGCGAGCGGGTGGTCGCGATGGTCCGCGCGCAGGAGCGCCCCTCCGCCCGCCTGACGCAGGCGGCGCTCGACACCGCCGCGCGCGTGCTCGCGGCGGTGGGCGGGTCGACGAACGCGGTGATCCACCTCGCGGCCGTGGCCGGGCGGCTCGGGCTCGACGCCTCGCTCGCCCGGTTCGACGCGCTGTGGCGGGACGTCCCGCTGCTCGCCGACGTCGAGCCCTGCGGGTCCGGCCTGGTGCACCGCCTGCGCGCGGACGGCGGGCTGCCGACGGTGCTGGCCGCGCTCGCGGCGGGCGGGCTCGTGGACCTCGACGCCGCGGCCGGCGACGGGCGGCCGTGGCGGGACGTGCTGCCGGCGTACCCGGAGCCGGGCGCCCCGGGCTCGCTGGTGCGCACGCCCGACGACCCCGTCCTGCCCGCGCCGACGCTCGCCGCCGTCTCCGGGTCCCTCGCGCCGTCCGGGGCCGTCATCAAGGTCGCCGCGGCGAGCCCGGAGCTGCTCGCCCACACGGGCCGCGCGGTCGTCTTCGACTCGTACGACGACATGCGCACGCGGCTGGACGACCCCGCGCTCGAGGTCGACCCCGGCGACGTCCTCGTCGTGCGCGGGTGCGGCCCCGTCGGCGTGCCCGGCATGCCGGAGTGGGGCATGGCGCCGATCCCGCAGCGGCTCGTCGAGCGGGGGGTGCGCGACATGGTCCGCGTCAGCGACGGGCGGATGAGCGGCACGTCGTTCGGCACCGTCGTGCTGCACGTCGCCCCCGAGGCCGCCGTGGGCGGTCCCCTCGGGCTGGTCGAGGACGGCGACCCCGTGCGGCTCGACGTCCCGGCGCGCCGGCTCGACCTGCTCGTCCCCGACGCCGAGCTGGACCGCCGCCGGGCCGCCCGCTCCGGTGCGACGCCGCGGGCCGGCGCGACGCACCTGCGCGGCTGGCCGCGGCTGTACGCCGACCACGTGCTCCAGGCCGACCGGGGCGCCGACCTCGACTTCCTGACCGCGCCGACCCCGGCGCACCGCACCTTCGTCGAACCCGTCGTGGGCCGCTCGTGA
- a CDS encoding dihydrodipicolinate synthase family protein has translation MSAPRPLAGVLPVVQTPFAADGTVDDAALRREVDWVIDQGAHGVTTGMVSEILRMTSTECARLAEVVAEQARARGALSVVSCGAESTFGAVAAARHAESVGADAVMAIPPITVQLGDDALFGYYSAIVEATGLGVVVQDASGYVGRSLSIELQMRLLDRYGDRVYFKPEAAPIGQRLTLLREATGGQARVFEGTGGAALVDSYRRGIVGTMPGSEVTWAIVRLWELVEAGRWDAAYEISGPLSALVALQTSIDVFVAVEKHLLVRQGVLERTDARAPHGFVLDPETRDEVDRLFDLLRTRTLTDRVA, from the coding sequence ATGTCCGCACCGCGGCCCCTGGCCGGCGTCCTGCCGGTCGTCCAGACACCGTTCGCCGCCGACGGGACCGTCGACGATGCCGCGCTGCGCCGCGAGGTCGACTGGGTGATCGACCAGGGCGCCCACGGCGTCACCACCGGGATGGTCAGCGAGATCCTGCGCATGACGTCCACCGAGTGCGCGCGGCTCGCCGAGGTCGTGGCCGAGCAGGCGCGCGCCCGCGGGGCGCTCTCCGTGGTGAGCTGCGGCGCCGAGTCGACGTTCGGCGCGGTGGCCGCCGCGCGGCACGCCGAGTCGGTCGGCGCCGACGCCGTCATGGCCATCCCGCCGATCACCGTGCAGCTCGGCGACGACGCGCTGTTCGGCTACTACTCGGCGATCGTCGAGGCCACCGGGCTGGGCGTCGTGGTGCAGGACGCGTCCGGGTACGTGGGCCGGTCCCTGTCGATCGAGCTGCAGATGCGGCTGCTCGACCGGTACGGCGACCGCGTGTACTTCAAGCCCGAGGCGGCGCCGATCGGGCAGCGGCTGACCCTGCTGCGGGAGGCGACCGGCGGGCAGGCGCGGGTGTTCGAGGGCACCGGCGGCGCCGCCCTGGTCGACTCCTACCGCCGCGGGATCGTCGGCACCATGCCGGGGTCCGAGGTGACGTGGGCGATCGTCCGGCTCTGGGAGCTCGTCGAGGCGGGCCGCTGGGACGCCGCGTACGAGATCAGCGGGCCGCTGTCCGCCCTCGTCGCGCTGCAGACCTCCATCGACGTGTTCGTGGCGGTCGAGAAGCACCTCCTGGTGCGGCAGGGCGTGCTCGAGCGCACCGACGCGCGGGCGCCGCACGGGTTCGTGCTCGACCCCGAGACCCGCGACGAGGTGGACCGGCTGTTCGACCTGCTGCGCACCCGGACG